One Streptomyces sp. NBC_01217 genomic region harbors:
- a CDS encoding amidohydrolase, with the protein MTESTAPQSDHRTVLLRGGDVHSPADPFATAMVVERGHVAWVGSEGAADAFASGVDEVIDLDGALVTPAFTDAHVHTTSTGLALTGLDLSGAGTLDEALGLLRAYVAAHPADRVVLGHGWDASRWPEQRPPSRGELDAAAGGRPVYLPRVDVHSAVVTTALLDLVPGVSALAGYHPDAPLTGAAHHAVRSAAHNAVSPQQRVAAQRAALRHAASLGIGTVHECGGPDISDEEDFTALLKLAAQESGPRVFGYWAEQVADEKDARRIRELGAIGAAGDLFVDGSLGSHTACLHEPYADGPAGHTGTAHLDAARIAAHVAACTEAGLQAGFHAIGDAAVSAVVEGVRAASERLGLARIRAARHRIEHAEMLTPETVAAFAELGLTASVQPAFDAAWGGEEGMYAQRLGVERARTLNPYAALLRAGVPLAFGSDSPVTPLDPWGTVRAAAFHRTPEHRISVRAGFTAHTRGGWRAVGRDDAGILVPGAPADYAIWRTADLVVQAPDDRVARWSTDPRSGTPGLPDLTPGAELPVCLSTVVFGQTVYVRPNE; encoded by the coding sequence ATGACCGAGAGCACCGCCCCCCAGAGCGACCACCGCACCGTGCTGCTGCGCGGTGGAGACGTCCACAGCCCCGCCGACCCCTTCGCCACCGCCATGGTCGTCGAACGCGGCCATGTCGCCTGGGTGGGCTCGGAAGGGGCCGCCGACGCCTTCGCGAGCGGCGTCGACGAAGTGATCGACCTCGACGGTGCGCTGGTCACCCCCGCGTTCACCGACGCCCATGTGCACACCACATCGACCGGTCTGGCCCTCACCGGCCTCGACCTCTCCGGGGCCGGGACGCTCGACGAGGCGCTCGGTCTGCTGCGCGCGTACGTGGCGGCGCACCCCGCGGACAGGGTCGTCCTCGGCCACGGCTGGGACGCCTCGCGCTGGCCCGAGCAGCGCCCGCCGTCGCGCGGCGAGCTCGACGCGGCGGCGGGCGGACGGCCGGTCTACCTGCCCCGGGTCGATGTGCACTCCGCGGTCGTCACCACCGCCCTCCTCGACCTGGTCCCCGGCGTCAGCGCACTGGCCGGCTACCACCCCGACGCCCCGCTGACCGGCGCCGCCCACCACGCGGTGCGTTCCGCCGCGCACAACGCCGTCTCGCCGCAGCAGCGCGTTGCCGCCCAGCGCGCCGCCCTGCGCCACGCCGCGTCGCTCGGCATCGGCACCGTCCACGAGTGCGGCGGCCCCGACATCTCCGACGAGGAGGACTTCACCGCCCTGCTGAAGCTCGCCGCGCAGGAGAGCGGACCGCGGGTCTTCGGCTACTGGGCCGAGCAGGTCGCCGACGAGAAGGACGCCCGCCGGATCCGCGAACTCGGCGCGATCGGCGCGGCCGGTGACCTGTTCGTCGACGGCTCCCTCGGCTCGCACACCGCCTGCCTGCACGAGCCCTACGCGGACGGCCCGGCCGGGCACACGGGCACCGCCCACCTGGACGCGGCACGGATCGCCGCCCATGTCGCCGCCTGCACCGAGGCCGGGCTGCAGGCCGGCTTCCACGCCATCGGCGACGCCGCGGTCTCCGCCGTGGTCGAAGGTGTCCGGGCCGCCTCCGAGAGGCTCGGCCTGGCCCGGATCAGGGCCGCCCGGCACCGTATCGAGCACGCGGAGATGCTCACCCCCGAGACCGTCGCGGCCTTCGCCGAGCTGGGGCTGACCGCCTCCGTGCAGCCCGCCTTCGATGCCGCCTGGGGCGGCGAGGAGGGCATGTACGCGCAGCGGCTCGGGGTCGAGCGGGCCAGGACCCTCAACCCGTACGCGGCGCTCCTGAGGGCAGGTGTGCCCCTGGCCTTCGGCTCGGACAGCCCGGTGACCCCGCTGGACCCCTGGGGGACCGTACGGGCCGCCGCTTTCCACCGCACGCCCGAGCACCGGATCTCCGTACGAGCCGGCTTCACCGCCCACACCAGGGGCGGCTGGCGGGCCGTCGGCCGCGACGACGCGGGGATCCTGGTGCCCGGCGCCCCGGCCGACTACGCGATCTGGCGTACCGCTGACCTGGTGGTCCAGGCCCCTGACGACCGGGTCGCCCGCTGGTCGACCGACCCGAGGTCGGGAACGCCCGGCCTGCCCGATCTCACCCCGGGCGCGGAGCTCCCGGTCTGCCTGAGCACCGTGGTCTTCGGACAAACTGTCTACGTAAGGCCGAACGAGTGA
- a CDS encoding RNA polymerase-binding protein RbpA, with product MSERALRGTRLVVTSYETDRGIDLAPRQAVEYACQNGHRFEMPFSVEAEIPPEWECKACGAMALLVDGDGPEEKKGKPARTHWDMLMERRTREELEEVLAERLAVLRSGAMNIAVHPRDSRKSA from the coding sequence ATGAGTGAGCGAGCTCTCCGCGGCACGCGACTCGTGGTTACCAGCTACGAGACGGACCGCGGCATCGATCTGGCCCCGCGCCAGGCGGTGGAGTACGCATGCCAGAACGGACATCGATTTGAGATGCCGTTCTCGGTAGAGGCGGAAATTCCGCCGGAGTGGGAGTGCAAGGCGTGCGGCGCCATGGCACTCCTGGTGGACGGGGATGGCCCCGAGGAGAAGAAGGGCAAGCCTGCGCGTACGCACTGGGACATGCTCATGGAGCGGCGCACACGCGAGGAGCTGGAGGAGGTGCTGGCCGAGAGGCTGGCGGTTCTGCGCTCCGGAGCCATGAACATCGCCGTGCATCCGCGGGACAGCAGGAAGTCTGCCTGA
- the fxsA gene encoding FxsA family membrane protein, whose protein sequence is MTTGTPPPTAPRRSRARTLVPLAVAAWAVLEIWLLTVVADAAGGFTVLLLLMAGIVLGAAVMKRAGRRAFRNLTETLQQMPGQPGAAAAPQAAPTGSRGNGFLMLSGLLLMIPGIISDVAGLVLLVPPVRSTLGRYAERSLERRMRAAGPGSLSDAFHQARIHRPDGKIVQGEVIRQDGTQPDSRPDEGPRPPLTP, encoded by the coding sequence ATGACGACCGGCACACCGCCCCCGACCGCCCCCAGGCGCTCACGCGCCCGTACCCTCGTTCCCCTCGCCGTCGCCGCATGGGCGGTGCTGGAGATCTGGCTGCTCACCGTCGTGGCCGACGCGGCGGGCGGGTTCACCGTGCTGCTGCTCCTGATGGCGGGGATCGTGCTGGGCGCCGCGGTGATGAAGCGGGCCGGCCGCCGGGCCTTTCGCAACCTCACCGAGACGCTTCAGCAGATGCCGGGGCAGCCCGGCGCCGCCGCCGCTCCGCAGGCCGCCCCCACGGGCAGCAGGGGCAATGGCTTCCTGATGCTGTCCGGGCTGCTGCTGATGATCCCCGGGATCATCTCGGACGTGGCGGGGCTCGTACTGCTGGTGCCGCCGGTCCGTTCGACGCTCGGCCGGTACGCGGAGCGGTCGCTGGAGCGCCGGATGCGTGCCGCGGGCCCCGGCAGCCTCTCCGACGCCTTCCATCAGGCGCGCATTCACCGGCCGGATGGAAAGATCGTGCAGGGTGAGGTCATCCGTCAGGACGGCACGCAGCCGGACTCCCGCCCCGACGAGGGCCCCCGGCCACCACTGACTCCCTGA
- a CDS encoding MFS transporter, translating to MSAETADTAEPTGLTTGSADAASRRREQRGWYFYDFACSVYSTSVLTVFLGPYLTSVAKAAADADGFVHPLGIPVRAGSLFAYAVSVSVVVAVIVMPVVGAAADRTGRKKPLLAAAAYVGATATTGMFFLDGHRYLLGAFLLIVANASISVSMVLYNAYLPQIAGPDERDAVSSRGWAFGYTSGAFVLVLNLVLYTGHDSFGLSESDAVRICLASAGVWWGAFTLVPLRRLRDRRVAPGGEGAVGSGWRQLMATLRDMRRHPLTLSFLLAYLVYNDGVQTVISQASVYGSEELGLDQTTLITAVLLVQVLAVAGALGMGRLARVYGAKRTILGSLVIWTLILVAGYFLPAHTPVFFYVLASAIGLVLGGSQALSRSLFSHLVPRGKEAEYFSAYEMSDRGLSWLGPLVFGLAYQLTGSYRDAIISLVIFFAVGSVLLARVPVRQAVAAAGNPVPERI from the coding sequence TTGAGCGCCGAGACCGCGGACACCGCTGAGCCGACGGGACTCACGACGGGTTCCGCCGACGCCGCGAGCCGCAGACGTGAACAACGCGGCTGGTATTTCTACGACTTCGCCTGCTCGGTCTACTCGACGAGCGTTCTGACGGTGTTCCTCGGCCCGTATCTGACCTCGGTCGCCAAGGCGGCCGCGGACGCTGACGGTTTCGTGCACCCGCTCGGCATACCGGTGCGCGCCGGGTCGCTCTTCGCCTACGCGGTCTCCGTGTCCGTCGTGGTCGCGGTGATCGTGATGCCGGTCGTGGGCGCCGCCGCGGACCGTACGGGACGCAAGAAGCCGCTGCTGGCGGCCGCGGCCTATGTGGGGGCCACCGCGACCACCGGCATGTTCTTCCTGGACGGCCACCGCTATCTGCTGGGCGCGTTCCTGCTGATCGTGGCGAACGCCTCGATCTCGGTGTCGATGGTGCTCTACAACGCCTATCTGCCGCAGATCGCCGGACCGGACGAGCGGGACGCGGTCTCCTCGCGCGGCTGGGCGTTCGGATACACCTCGGGTGCCTTCGTCCTCGTCCTGAATCTGGTCCTTTACACCGGCCATGACTCGTTCGGCCTCTCCGAGTCCGATGCCGTGCGGATCTGTCTCGCGTCGGCCGGCGTCTGGTGGGGCGCCTTCACCCTCGTACCGCTGCGCAGGCTGCGCGACCGGCGGGTGGCGCCGGGCGGCGAGGGTGCCGTCGGATCGGGGTGGCGGCAGCTGATGGCCACTCTGCGCGACATGCGCCGCCATCCGCTGACGCTCTCCTTCCTGCTGGCGTACCTGGTCTACAACGACGGCGTGCAGACGGTGATCTCCCAGGCCTCGGTGTACGGCTCCGAGGAGCTGGGACTCGACCAGACGACGCTGATCACGGCCGTGCTGCTGGTGCAGGTGCTCGCGGTGGCAGGAGCACTGGGAATGGGCCGGCTGGCGCGGGTGTACGGCGCGAAGCGCACGATCCTCGGCTCGCTCGTCATCTGGACACTGATTCTCGTCGCCGGTTATTTCCTGCCCGCCCACACGCCGGTCTTCTTCTATGTGCTGGCCTCGGCGATCGGTCTGGTGCTCGGCGGCAGCCAGGCGCTGTCGCGCTCGCTCTTCTCGCATCTGGTGCCGCGCGGCAAGGAGGCGGAGTACTTCTCCGCGTACGAGATGAGCGACCGAGGGCTGAGCTGGCTGGGGCCACTGGTGTTCGGGCTCGCGTATCAGCTGACCGGGAGCTACAGGGATGCGATCATCTCGTTGGTGATCTTCTTCGCCGTCGGTTCCGTGCTGCTCGCGAGGGTGCCCGTGCGGCAGGCTGTGGCGGCTGCGGGGAATCCCGTTCCCGAACGGATTTAG
- a CDS encoding polyprenol monophosphomannose synthase, with translation MNDGGQRRYGPLGRTLVIIPTYNEAENIKPIVSRVRAAVPEADILVADDNSPDGTGKIADELASADDQVQVLHRKGKEGLGAAYLAGFRWGIEHGYGVLVEMDADGSHQPEELPRLLTALKGADLVLGSRWVPGGRVVNWPKSREMISRGGSTYSRLLLGLRTRDVTGGYRAFRAETLDGIGLDQVASQGYCFQVDLARRAVDAGYHVVEVPITFVDREIGDSKMSRDILVEALWRVTSWGVTSRTNRVLGRKAT, from the coding sequence GTGAACGACGGCGGTCAGAGGCGGTACGGCCCGCTCGGCAGAACCTTGGTGATCATTCCGACCTACAACGAGGCCGAGAACATCAAGCCGATCGTCAGCCGGGTGCGCGCCGCTGTGCCGGAAGCCGACATCCTGGTCGCCGACGACAACAGCCCCGACGGCACCGGCAAGATCGCCGACGAGCTCGCCTCTGCCGACGACCAGGTCCAGGTGCTGCACCGCAAGGGCAAGGAAGGGCTGGGCGCGGCCTATCTCGCGGGCTTCCGCTGGGGCATCGAGCACGGCTACGGCGTGCTCGTCGAGATGGACGCCGACGGCTCCCACCAGCCCGAGGAGCTGCCCCGGCTGCTCACCGCGCTCAAGGGCGCCGACCTGGTGCTCGGCTCCCGCTGGGTGCCGGGCGGGCGGGTGGTCAACTGGCCCAAGTCCCGCGAGATGATCTCCCGCGGCGGCAGCACCTACTCCCGGCTCCTCCTCGGGCTGCGGACCAGGGACGTCACGGGCGGCTACCGGGCCTTTCGCGCCGAGACCCTGGACGGCATCGGCCTCGACCAGGTCGCCTCGCAGGGCTACTGCTTCCAGGTCGACCTGGCCCGCCGCGCCGTCGACGCCGGATACCACGTCGTCGAGGTCCCGATCACCTTCGTGGACCGTGAGATCGGCGATTCGAAGATGAGCCGCGACATCCTGGTCGAGGCGCTCTGGCGGGTCACCTCCTGGGGCGTCACCTCCCGTACGAACCGGGTCCTCGGCCGCAAGGCGACCTGA
- a CDS encoding Lrp/AsnC family transcriptional regulator: MEELDRQIVELLVKDGRMSYTDLGKATGLSTSAVHQRVRRLEQRGVIRGYAAVVDPEAVGLPLTAFISVKPFDPSAPDDIAERLAGVPELEACHSVAGDENYILKVRVATPLELEHLLTRIRSLAGVSTRTTVVLSTPYEARPPQI, encoded by the coding sequence ATGGAGGAGCTGGACCGACAGATCGTGGAGCTGCTCGTCAAGGACGGGCGGATGAGCTACACCGACCTGGGCAAGGCCACGGGCCTGTCCACATCGGCGGTTCATCAGCGTGTCCGCAGGCTGGAGCAGCGCGGGGTGATCCGGGGCTATGCCGCGGTCGTCGACCCCGAGGCCGTCGGCCTGCCCCTCACCGCTTTCATCTCGGTGAAACCCTTCGATCCGAGCGCGCCGGACGACATCGCGGAGCGCCTCGCGGGCGTCCCCGAGCTGGAGGCGTGCCACAGCGTCGCGGGCGACGAGAACTACATCCTCAAGGTGCGGGTCGCGACCCCGCTGGAGCTGGAGCACCTGCTCACCCGGATCCGTTCGCTGGCCGGTGTCTCCACCCGGACCACCGTCGTACTCTCCACGCCGTACGAGGCCCGGCCCCCGCAGATCTGA